Genomic window (Marasmius oreades isolate 03SP1 chromosome 3, whole genome shotgun sequence):
AAGGATTTAAGGAATGGAGTCAGTGAGATCGTACTTGGCGAATGATTCGTTTACCTCTCCAATAGCTATCATAACCAAGGAATAGAGCATTCAGTGATGCCATGGATAGCACCATAGAATGAAAACGCACTGTGTGTATCAGACATGCCAGCAATATCGGAGTACTTGTAAGGGTTGGTCGTCATTGAAGTTGAATAAGGCCTTGAGCGACCACCTCGAGGATCGTTGAGAACCCAGGCGCCGATTACAAAGTCAGTGATGTCGGGGGTGTCAGAACGAACGAACCACCTAAGTCAGTCCTCGCATCAGTGATGACGCGAttggaagagagagagagattgCATCCAAAGGGAAAGCGGGAGACTTACTCAGCAACAGCATCGGACCATCCTTCACCCAAACCTCTGGACTCGAGATTCTGTAAGCAACGGGCAGTACCACCACCAGTCAATCGGTTGCTAAGGCCGTGGGTCATTTCATGAATTGGAATGTCGTTTTGGAGGACACCGTCCCGGTTTGGGTTCGTCTTGGTGAATATGAACATCCTGCACCGTCCAGATTGACCGCTATTACACTCCATTTCAGTTTCAAACTGCAAGAAACAGAGATAAAGGACGATTTACTCGGGAGGAGTTCCAAAATCTGCGTTGTTGAAGCCAGAAGCGTCTTGTACGCTAATGAGAACTGGGTCTCCACCAACACCACCCTTTCCAGAGTTGTCGTTCTGAAAGTTGAACGCGCTCTCGGTAAAGCCATATTGGTACAACGTATCGTGGTAGGCGTTGGTCAAGTAGAAAGCATTCGTGCGGGAAACATCGGCGTTAGCTCCTTCAGACGGGCCCACCGATGGGTCGTACGTATAGTCAAAGATAAGCCCATTACTAGATTGCTTGGTGGTATTGGTTTCTGCACCTTTGTAAGCAACCACGTTGTTACCGCTGTCGGGGATGGTCAGTCAGGGAAACAGAGAGCAACAGAATGAAACTCACGAGGTATCGTCACCGTTAGTAGCATGCCATCCGTTTGGTGACGCGGAGGGAAGCGAAGGGTCTAGTAGTAATTCAAGGCCCTCCATGGGGTCCTGTTTGTAGATTGGGAGAACACGGTACTGTGGTAAGGCTTAAGGTCCAGTCATCACATAGGCaaaagcagtaattcactcACGGAAGCCTCAGCGACGAAGTCAGTAACAGAAAGTAATTCGCCAGAGTGAGCATCGGCAAAGGCCTCATACCATGTCCCAGCTTCTTCGTTCTGAACTTGGAAGACGTGTGCGAGAGCAACAGCGCCGTCTTGCTGAGCAAGGTACTCCAGGGTCGGCTGGATATCGTTCTTCTTGCCCTGTAAAGCTGATTCCACCTTCGGAATGACAGTGGAAACATCAACCGATGGTTTTGAATCCGCAATCTTGGCTGTTACCCCAGAGGTTAGCCAGAAACAGGATGACATAGAGATAAAGATAAAACCTACAGGTATCAACGAATGAATGACCAAAAGCGACAACTTTGTTATCCTTGAATGCAACATTGGCAACGGCATTCGCAATGGGAACACCTTCCTGCGGTCAGTCATCAGCTAAGGTCCCAATGGCACATACAGAACTAGTGACTGACGTGAACTTGTTTGGCGTAACCGAATGATTCACCGTTCACCCGGATGTAACCGGACTTGTATGACACCTTGGCGAAATCTAAGCCGAGTTGCGACGAGACAAAAGAGAGAGTATTGTCTTCTATTCCAGCCCCAGCGAACGACAATGGGACCTCAATACCCTCCCCAAAAGTCTAAAAACGGTCATCTGGCGCCGTCAGTTCAAACGACATTAGTACTCCAAGGAataaagaaccgtgtagttGGCTTGAGGGTGAAAGATTGGAACCTTGACGCCATTTCCGAGGTCCCTCACATGATGAGTAGGATATTTTGCAACTGGGGGACGGGCTGCGACGTTGCCGTTGGAGGCGTACAGAATGGCGAGAAACACAGAAGGGAAAAGCCCGTTGAAGAAGACCATTCCAGGGATGTCTGAATTTAGTTGGCTCGCAGAAACTGAGTCCTGAGATGCTGGGTGGTGAAAATGGGGTGTCTTTAATTCCAAATCGGCAATTCGACAAGTGATTCATCAAATTTCTTCCCGATGTCTTCTCCAGATAGCGAGACTTCCGACCCATCCCCATGTGTTCTGAAGGGTGAACTGGGGCGCACACATTATCCATGTGAAAGGATATCGTCATGGGTGAGTTTTCTGCGGCGTTGAAAGTTCCGAATTTGCATTGACAGGCTTCATTTTCATCGCGCTTCCTTGGGAATGAGTCATGTTAGTGTTGTTTGAATCTCTCGGTTATGAGAGGTTTAGCGCCTTGATAAACTTTCTGAGTTCAGATTTTACATACTGAGATCGTCGAAGCATT
Coding sequences:
- a CDS encoding uncharacterized protein (MEROPS:MER0001400) — translated: MVFFNGLFPSVFLAILYASNGNVAARPPVAKYPTHHVRDLGNGVKVPIFHPQANYTTFGEGIEVPLSFAGAGIEDNTLSFVSSQLGLDFAKVSYKSGYIRVNGESFGYAKQVHEGVPIANAVANVAFKDNKVVAFGHSFVDTSKIADSKPSVDVSTVIPKVESALQGKKNDIQPTLEYLAQQDGAVALAHVFQVQNEEAGTWYEAFADAHSGELLSVTDFVAEASYRVLPIYKQDPMEGLELLLDPSLPSASPNGWHATNGDDTSGNNVVAYKGAETNTTKQSSNGLIFDYTYDPSVGPSEGANADVSRTNAFYLTNAYHDTLYQYGFTESAFNFQNDNSGKGGVGGDPVLISVQDASGFNNADFGTPPDGQSGRCRMFIFTKTNPNRDGVLQNDIPIHEMTHGLSNRLTGGGTARCLQNLESRGLGEGWSDAVAEWFVRSDTPDITDFVIGAWVLNDPRGGRSRPYSTSMTTNPYKYSDIAGMSDTHTIGEVNESFAKYDLTDSIP